One genomic window of Chthonomonadales bacterium includes the following:
- a CDS encoding type II toxin-antitoxin system HicA family toxin has translation MVARHGNSQVRQRASHIAIQKRTADTAVSLPAPGHPTIPTGALLSIIRQAGLPGPLLRR, from the coding sequence ATCGTGGCGCGGCACGGCAACTCGCAGGTGCGTCAACGCGCGAGTCATATCGCGATACAGAAGCGCACGGCGGACACAGCGGTCAGCTTGCCCGCGCCGGGCCATCCAACCATCCCGACCGGCGCCTTGCTCTCCATCATCCGTCAGGCGGGCTTACCGGGCCCGTTGCTCAGGAGATGA
- a CDS encoding glutamate synthase subunit beta: protein MADPRGFLTYKRETASRRPVEERVRDWREVYLEMEPDRLRRQAARCMDCGVPFCHQGCPLGNIIPDWNDLIYRNRWREALDRLHATNNFPEFTGRLCPAPCEAACVLGINQPAVTIKQIEQSIIDHAFAEGWVVAEPPARRTGRSVAVVGSGPAGLAAAQQLNRAGHSVTVFERADRIGGLLRYGIPDFKLEKSVLDRRLRVMAEEGIVFRPGIDVGEDVTAEELRARFDAICLACGSTAPRDLSVPGRELDGVHFAMELLTQQNRLNAGDGLADGERRISAEGKHVVIIGGGDTGADCLGTVHRQGAASVVQIELLPRPPDERDETMPWPLYPMVLRSTAAHEEGGDRDWRINTRAFSGDGRVERLHCVRVEFGARGPDGRRPMAEAPGSEFHIEADLVLLAMGFLGPRHTGLLDRLGVDYDPRGNVRCDSSYMTSVPGVFAAGDTRRGQSLIVWAIAEGREAARCADAYLVGSSQLPLAGAKLP from the coding sequence ATGGCAGACCCGAGGGGATTCCTGACATATAAGCGAGAGACCGCGTCGCGGCGTCCCGTGGAGGAGCGCGTTCGCGACTGGCGCGAGGTCTACCTGGAGATGGAGCCGGACCGCCTGCGCCGGCAGGCCGCACGCTGCATGGATTGTGGCGTGCCGTTCTGCCACCAGGGCTGCCCGCTCGGCAACATCATCCCCGACTGGAACGACCTGATCTACCGCAACCGCTGGCGCGAGGCGCTCGACCGGCTGCACGCCACCAACAACTTCCCGGAGTTCACCGGGCGGCTCTGCCCGGCCCCCTGCGAGGCCGCATGCGTGCTCGGCATAAACCAGCCGGCCGTCACCATCAAGCAGATCGAGCAGAGCATCATCGACCACGCCTTCGCCGAGGGCTGGGTGGTAGCCGAGCCGCCCGCGCGGCGCACCGGGCGCTCCGTGGCCGTGGTGGGCTCCGGCCCCGCCGGTTTGGCCGCCGCCCAGCAGCTCAACCGCGCGGGCCACAGCGTCACCGTCTTCGAGCGCGCCGACCGCATCGGCGGCCTGCTGCGCTACGGGATCCCCGACTTCAAGCTCGAGAAGTCCGTCCTCGACCGGCGCCTGCGCGTGATGGCCGAGGAGGGCATCGTCTTCCGCCCCGGCATCGACGTGGGCGAGGACGTGACCGCCGAGGAACTGCGCGCCCGCTTCGACGCCATCTGCCTGGCCTGCGGGTCCACGGCGCCGCGCGACCTGTCGGTGCCCGGCCGCGAGCTCGACGGCGTCCACTTCGCGATGGAGCTGCTCACGCAGCAGAACCGGCTCAATGCGGGCGACGGCCTGGCCGACGGCGAGCGCCGCATATCCGCCGAGGGCAAGCACGTCGTCATTATCGGCGGCGGCGACACCGGCGCCGATTGCCTGGGCACCGTCCATCGCCAGGGCGCCGCGAGCGTGGTGCAGATCGAATTGCTCCCCCGGCCCCCCGACGAGCGCGACGAGACCATGCCCTGGCCGCTGTACCCGATGGTCCTGCGCTCCACCGCGGCGCACGAGGAGGGCGGCGACCGCGATTGGCGCATCAACACGCGCGCCTTCAGCGGCGACGGGCGCGTGGAGCGACTTCACTGCGTGCGAGTGGAGTTTGGCGCGCGCGGGCCGGACGGGCGGCGCCCGATGGCCGAGGCGCCGGGCTCCGAGTTCCACATCGAGGCCGACCTGGTGCTGCTGGCGATGGGATTCCTTGGGCCGCGGCACACCGGCCTGCTCGACCGCCTTGGCGTGGACTACGACCCGCGCGGCAACGTGCGCTGCGACTCCAGCTACATGACCTCCGTGCCGGGCGTCTTCGCCGCGGGCGACACGCGCCGGGGCCAGTCGCTCATCGTCTGGGCCATCGCGGAAGGGCGCGAGGCGGCGCGCTGCGCCGATGCCTACCTGGTGGGCTCCTCGCAGCTCCCCCTGGCCGGCGCGAAGCTGCCGTAG
- a CDS encoding ferredoxin family protein, producing the protein MAYVVSAGCNQDGKCVEVCPSEAVEAGHFVDADGTVYDQMFIDPDECIECGNCESECPEAVIYNETDLPAGQEEYARINREYHAGK; encoded by the coding sequence ATGGCATACGTCGTTAGCGCGGGCTGCAACCAGGACGGCAAGTGCGTCGAGGTCTGCCCCTCCGAGGCCGTTGAGGCCGGGCACTTCGTCGATGCGGACGGCACGGTCTACGACCAGATGTTCATCGACCCCGACGAGTGCATCGAGTGCGGCAACTGCGAGTCCGAGTGCCCCGAGGCGGTAATCTACAACGAGACCGACCTGCCCGCGGGCCAGGAGGAGTACGCGCGCATCAACCGCGAGTATCACGCCGGCAAGTGA